The Epilithonimonas zeae genome contains a region encoding:
- a CDS encoding AAA family ATPase, which translates to MKLHVITGGPGAGKTTLINALQEKGLKIVPEDARRIIKEQILLDGNGLPWKNKALYAQLMAEASLQSYWNVINESSESIVFFDRALPDTICYMKMEKLPIPKDLTQLTETIVYHRKVFILPPWKEIYITDAERKQNWEQAVETYEQMRLTYTKFGYELVVVPKDTVEKRCQFILDLI; encoded by the coding sequence ATGAAACTCCATGTAATCACCGGCGGTCCAGGTGCGGGCAAAACAACTTTAATCAATGCACTTCAGGAGAAAGGACTTAAAATCGTACCTGAAGATGCAAGGCGAATCATTAAGGAACAAATACTTCTTGATGGAAATGGATTACCTTGGAAGAACAAGGCACTCTATGCCCAGCTGATGGCCGAAGCTTCTCTACAAAGCTATTGGAACGTTATCAACGAGTCTTCAGAAAGCATTGTTTTTTTCGACAGAGCATTACCCGATACAATCTGCTATATGAAAATGGAAAAGCTGCCAATCCCTAAAGACCTTACACAGTTGACAGAAACCATTGTATATCACCGAAAAGTATTTATACTTCCGCCTTGGAAGGAAATCTATATAACCGATGCGGAACGCAAACAAAACTGGGAACAAGCCGTCGAAACCTATGAACAAATGAGACTGACTTATACTAAATTTGGGTATGAACTTGTTGTTGTTCCAAAAGATACTGTTGAAAAACGCTGTCAGTTCATATTAGACTTGATTTAG
- the mobB gene encoding conjugal transfer protein MobB, whose amino-acid sequence MIAKIGRSSNLFGTLSYNNLKVEEEKGEILLTNKMIETPNGQYTVSQLSKSFESYLFANRNTEKHTLHISLNPDPKDNVSDEKYRQMAQQYMQEMGYGEQPFVVFKHTDIDRSHIHIVSLCVDEEGKKISDKFEKVRSMKICRELEKQFGLISALEKENKVNSPIFKAVDYKRGDIKSQIASAIRHISSQYQFQSLGEYNALLSLYNITAEKVEGELHGHSQRGLLYFPTDRKGKKTGHPFKASLFGKKAGFDSLEKYFESCRAKMKSLPVREKLKEKIVLILQSSNNEKSFIKKLQKEGIETVIRKNDQGRIYGMTFIDHQSKTVWKGSRLGKECSANAFNDKWNNSSKVANEEMKDQQTFSPKLTQDSNHLFNAIENSGDSFFESFRGILPTLSDENDYEEIEFANRMKKRKIRKRR is encoded by the coding sequence ATGATTGCTAAAATCGGAAGAAGCAGTAATTTGTTCGGTACATTGTCCTACAATAATCTGAAAGTAGAAGAGGAGAAAGGAGAAATTCTGTTGACAAACAAAATGATCGAAACTCCCAATGGGCAGTATACGGTAAGTCAGCTGTCAAAATCTTTTGAATCTTATCTGTTTGCCAATCGAAATACAGAAAAACATACCCTGCATATTTCTTTAAATCCAGATCCTAAAGACAATGTTTCTGATGAGAAATACAGGCAAATGGCTCAGCAATACATGCAGGAAATGGGCTATGGTGAACAGCCGTTTGTTGTATTTAAACATACGGATATAGACAGAAGTCACATTCATATTGTCTCTTTGTGCGTCGATGAGGAAGGTAAGAAGATTTCCGACAAGTTCGAAAAAGTGCGTTCGATGAAAATATGCCGGGAACTGGAAAAGCAATTCGGATTGATTTCAGCACTGGAAAAAGAAAATAAGGTGAACAGCCCGATTTTTAAAGCGGTCGATTACAAGAGAGGCGATATAAAAAGTCAGATTGCCTCAGCGATAAGACATATCAGTTCTCAATATCAATTTCAGTCCCTGGGTGAGTACAATGCTCTACTCTCTCTTTACAATATTACTGCTGAAAAAGTGGAAGGAGAACTGCACGGTCATTCGCAAAGAGGTCTACTATACTTTCCGACAGACAGGAAGGGTAAAAAGACAGGCCATCCTTTTAAAGCATCGCTGTTTGGGAAAAAGGCTGGTTTTGATTCTTTGGAAAAGTACTTTGAATCGTGCAGAGCAAAAATGAAAAGTCTTCCCGTGAGGGAAAAACTGAAGGAAAAAATCGTATTGATATTACAATCTTCAAACAATGAAAAATCATTTATTAAAAAATTACAAAAAGAAGGCATTGAAACAGTAATCCGTAAAAATGATCAAGGAAGAATTTACGGAATGACTTTTATTGATCATCAGTCAAAAACGGTCTGGAAAGGATCTCGTTTGGGAAAGGAATGTTCAGCCAATGCTTTTAATGATAAATGGAATAATTCAAGTAAGGTAGCAAATGAGGAAATGAAAGATCAACAGACTTTTTCTCCGAAACTTACTCAAGACAGCAATCATCTTTTCAATGCAATTGAAAATAGCGGGGATTCTTTTTTCGAATCCTTTAGGGGAATTCTTCCGACTTTAAGTGATGAAAATGATTACGAAGAAATTGAATTTGCCAACAGAATGAAGAAAAGAAAAATAAGAAAAAGGAGATAA
- the mobA gene encoding conjugal transfer protein MobA yields MNDQNNKKQQKTGRRPKADPAKIRYTISFNEVEHSRFLELFDQSGMTVKAHFITSCIFEKTIKTVKLDKGTIDFYMRLTSFHSQFRAVGVNYNQIVKLLYTHFTEKKAAALLFKLEKQTIEMVEIFRKVVQLTEEFNQKHLKNE; encoded by the coding sequence ATGAATGATCAGAATAATAAGAAGCAGCAAAAAACAGGTCGTCGTCCAAAGGCTGATCCTGCTAAAATTAGATATACGATTTCTTTTAATGAGGTCGAACACTCCCGGTTTCTTGAACTTTTTGATCAGTCAGGAATGACCGTCAAAGCTCATTTTATAACTTCCTGCATCTTTGAAAAGACAATAAAGACTGTCAAATTGGATAAAGGAACCATTGATTTTTATATGAGACTGACCTCATTTCACAGCCAGTTTCGTGCGGTAGGTGTTAATTATAATCAGATTGTAAAACTACTTTACACTCATTTTACGGAGAAAAAAGCGGCAGCATTACTTTTTAAATTGGAAAAGCAGACTATAGAAATGGTGGAAATCTTCAGAAAAGTAGTTCAATTAACTGAAGAGTTTAATCAAAAACATCTTAAGAACGAATGA